The following coding sequences are from one Malaciobacter pacificus window:
- a CDS encoding efflux RND transporter permease subunit, translating to MIKKFYDKLILKYPLAILIILLSLIGILGYFATKLEIDASSETLLVEDDKDLKFYREVNKTYKNPNFLIVAFSPKQGELLDEKNLNIIENISKDFLSLDVVENVTSILNVPLLQSPIKPISELVSGIDTLQTKQNPNKDLIKNEFLTSPLYKNALVSEDLKTTAIVLSLKEERKYYELLEKRNLLLKKQKNNSATNDDLKELELIQKEFKKYRDYLREKESKDIENIRNIISKYSNDSKIFLGGVSMIANDVIGFVKNDLKIYGSTLVFILIFILWFIFRHIRWIVIPISICILSVISTTGLLGLFGWEVTVISSNFISLQLIITISIILHLIVRYRELNVKYKHASQYKLVINTILSKFNPSFFAVVTTITGFASLVLSSIEPVKNLGLMMSAGIAISLIIAFLVFPVLLILMKRKDEHDNKTSNFSLIDKCIKIVENSKRAIIIASIIVVAFSLTGASKLIVENSFINYFKKSTDIYKGMEVIDEQLGGTTPLDIIVKFKSIEKKVEEKPEQNDAFDMFDSFDNEFEANANDEQYWFTKDKMDTITAIHDYLETLPQIGKVNSLATLLKIGKILNDGKELDGITLALLYNEIPSEYKDLILSPYINIEKNEARISMRIIDSNPELRRNELLNKIKYDVEQIIEDKDTTFRLSNLMVLYNNMLQSLFDSQIKTLGFVLIILLIMFLILFRSVKVALIALATNIVPISAIFGIMGWLNIPLDIMTITIAAISIGIGVDDTIHYIHRYKEEFKVDHNYVNSMRRAHKSIGFAMYYTSIVIMLGFSILILSNLIPTIYFGLLTVVVMASLLTSALLLLPRLMIIFKPYEKLKVEK from the coding sequence TCTACAGAGAAGTAAACAAAACATATAAAAACCCCAACTTTTTAATTGTAGCATTTAGTCCTAAACAAGGCGAATTACTTGATGAGAAGAATCTTAATATAATTGAAAATATTAGTAAAGATTTTTTATCTTTAGATGTAGTTGAAAATGTTACTTCAATTTTAAATGTACCATTGCTTCAATCTCCAATTAAACCTATTTCTGAGCTAGTTTCTGGAATTGATACACTACAAACAAAACAAAATCCAAACAAAGATTTAATCAAAAATGAGTTTTTAACTTCTCCTTTATATAAAAATGCACTTGTTAGTGAAGATTTAAAAACTACAGCTATTGTGTTAAGTTTAAAAGAAGAGAGAAAATATTACGAACTTTTAGAAAAAAGAAATTTATTATTAAAAAAACAAAAAAACAATAGTGCCACAAATGATGATTTAAAAGAACTTGAATTAATTCAAAAAGAGTTTAAAAAATATAGAGATTACTTAAGAGAAAAAGAGAGTAAAGATATCGAAAATATTAGAAATATAATCTCTAAATACTCTAATGACTCAAAAATATTTTTAGGTGGAGTTAGTATGATTGCCAATGATGTAATTGGCTTTGTAAAAAATGACTTAAAAATATATGGTTCTACATTAGTATTTATTCTTATTTTTATTTTATGGTTTATATTTAGACATATTAGATGGATTGTAATACCGATTAGTATTTGTATTTTATCAGTAATTTCAACAACTGGTCTTTTAGGATTATTTGGGTGGGAAGTTACTGTAATATCATCTAATTTCATATCATTACAATTAATTATAACAATATCAATAATACTGCACTTAATAGTTAGATATAGAGAATTAAACGTAAAATATAAACATGCTAGCCAATATAAGCTAGTAATCAATACAATTTTATCTAAGTTCAATCCATCATTTTTTGCTGTAGTTACTACTATTACTGGTTTTGCTTCACTTGTTTTATCAAGTATTGAACCAGTTAAAAACCTTGGACTTATGATGAGTGCTGGTATTGCTATTTCACTAATAATAGCTTTTTTAGTTTTTCCAGTTTTATTAATTTTAATGAAAAGAAAAGATGAACATGATAATAAAACATCTAACTTCTCTTTAATTGATAAATGTATTAAAATTGTAGAAAATTCTAAAAGAGCAATTATAATTGCAAGTATAATTGTAGTGGCCTTTTCACTAACTGGTGCTTCAAAATTAATAGTTGAAAATAGCTTTATTAATTACTTTAAAAAATCTACAGATATTTATAAAGGGATGGAAGTAATTGATGAGCAATTAGGTGGGACTACTCCTTTAGATATAATAGTAAAATTTAAATCTATTGAGAAAAAAGTCGAAGAAAAACCTGAGCAAAATGATGCTTTTGATATGTTTGATTCCTTTGATAACGAGTTTGAAGCAAATGCTAATGATGAACAATACTGGTTTACAAAAGATAAAATGGATACTATTACAGCCATACATGACTATCTTGAAACTCTTCCTCAAATTGGAAAAGTAAACTCATTGGCAACTCTTTTGAAAATTGGTAAAATATTAAATGATGGGAAAGAGTTAGACGGTATAACTTTAGCTTTACTATATAACGAAATTCCAAGTGAATACAAAGACTTGATTTTATCTCCATATATAAATATTGAGAAAAATGAAGCAAGAATTAGTATGAGAATTATTGATTCAAATCCTGAACTAAGAAGAAATGAACTTTTAAACAAAATTAAATATGATGTTGAACAAATAATAGAAGATAAAGATACTACATTTAGACTTTCAAATCTAATGGTTTTATATAATAATATGCTTCAATCTCTTTTTGATTCACAAATCAAAACTTTAGGTTTTGTTTTAATTATACTATTAATTATGTTTTTAATTTTATTTAGGTCAGTAAAAGTAGCCCTAATTGCATTAGCAACTAATATTGTACCAATATCAGCTATATTTGGTATAATGGGATGGTTAAATATTCCACTAGATATTATGACTATTACAATTGCAGCAATTTCTATTGGTATTGGAGTTGATGATACAATTCACTATATCCATAGATATAAAGAAGAATTCAAAGTTGACCATAATTATGTTAACTCAATGAGAAGAGCTCATAAAAGTATAGGTTTTGCAATGTATTATACATCTATTGTAATTATGTTAGGTTTCTCTATTTTAATTTTATCAAATCTAATTCCTACAATCTATTTTGGTCTATTAACAGTTGTAGTTATGGCTTCACTTTTAACATCAGCTCTACTTCTATTACCAAGACTAATGATTATATTTAAACCCTATGAAAAATTAAAGGTAGAAAA